From the genome of Streptomyces sp. V1I1, one region includes:
- a CDS encoding glycosyltransferase family 4 protein yields MTAEAIEAGPRPGLSGGSSGRPSGGDDPLRIALLTYKGNPFCGGQGVYVRHLSRELARLGHSVEVIGAQPYPVLDEGVPLTELGSLDLYRSPDPFRTPKLGEYRDWIDAVEVATMWTGGFPEPLSFSLRARRHLAARRGQFDVIHDNQTLGYGLLADLGAPLVTTIHHPITVDRQLELDAADGWRRRASVRRWYGFTRMQKRVARRLPSVLTVSGSSQQEIVDHLGVRSDRVHVVHIGADTDLWSPNPAVAEVPGRIVTTSSADVPLKGLVHLVEALAKLRTENPAAHLVVVGKRAEDGPVAQLIERYGLEDAVEFVKGITDAELVDLVRGAQIACVPSLYEGFSLPAAEAMATGTPLVATTGGAIPEVAGPDGETCLAVPPGDAGALAAALGRLLGDPELRVRLGAAGRQRVLARFTWRQAAIGTAEHYREAIATRSGVPR; encoded by the coding sequence GTGACCGCTGAGGCCATAGAGGCCGGCCCTCGTCCGGGCCTGTCCGGGGGGTCGTCCGGGCGTCCGTCCGGTGGTGACGATCCGCTGCGAATCGCGCTCCTCACCTACAAGGGCAACCCCTTCTGCGGCGGCCAGGGCGTCTATGTGCGGCACCTTTCGCGCGAGCTCGCCCGGCTCGGCCACAGCGTCGAGGTGATCGGCGCGCAGCCCTATCCCGTACTGGACGAAGGCGTGCCGCTCACCGAGCTGGGCAGCCTGGACCTTTACCGGAGCCCGGACCCGTTCCGTACGCCGAAGCTCGGCGAGTACCGCGACTGGATCGACGCGGTCGAGGTCGCGACGATGTGGACCGGTGGCTTCCCCGAACCGCTGAGCTTCTCGCTGCGCGCCCGGCGTCATCTGGCGGCGCGGCGCGGGCAGTTCGACGTCATCCACGACAACCAGACGCTCGGGTACGGGCTGCTGGCCGACCTCGGTGCGCCGCTGGTCACCACCATCCACCACCCGATCACGGTCGACCGCCAGTTGGAGCTGGACGCCGCGGACGGCTGGCGGCGGCGGGCCTCGGTGCGGCGCTGGTACGGCTTTACGCGGATGCAGAAGCGGGTGGCCCGGCGGCTGCCGTCCGTGCTGACCGTCTCCGGCTCCTCGCAGCAGGAGATCGTGGACCACCTCGGGGTGCGGAGCGATCGCGTCCATGTCGTGCACATCGGGGCCGACACGGACCTGTGGTCGCCCAACCCGGCGGTCGCGGAGGTCCCCGGCCGGATCGTCACCACGTCCAGCGCGGACGTCCCGCTGAAGGGCCTCGTGCACCTGGTTGAGGCGCTGGCGAAGCTCCGTACGGAGAACCCCGCCGCGCATCTCGTCGTCGTCGGCAAGCGCGCGGAGGACGGGCCGGTCGCACAGCTCATCGAGCGGTACGGGCTCGAGGACGCGGTCGAGTTCGTCAAGGGGATCACGGACGCGGAACTGGTCGACCTGGTACGGGGCGCGCAGATCGCGTGTGTGCCGTCGCTGTACGAGGGCTTCTCGCTGCCGGCGGCGGAGGCGATGGCGACGGGGACGCCGCTCGTCGCCACGACCGGGGGTGCGATTCCGGAGGTGGCCGGGCCGGACGGGGAGACGTGCCTGGCGGTGCCGCCGGGTGATGCGGGGGCGCTGGCGGCGGCGCTCGGGCGGTTGCTGGGCGATCCCGAGCTGCGTGTACGGCTGGGGGCGGCGGGCCGGCAGCGGGTGCTGGCCCGGTTCACCTGGCGCCAGGCTGCGATCGGCACGGCGGAGCACTACCGCGAGGCGATCGCGACGCGTTCCGGGGTGCCCCGGTGA
- a CDS encoding class I SAM-dependent methyltransferase → MLTVDFSRFPLAAGDRVLDLGCGAGRHAFECYRRGAQVVALDQNGEEIREVAKWFAAMKDAGEAPEGATATAMEGDALNLPFPDESFDVVIISEVMEHIPDDKGVLAEMVRVLKPGGRIAVTVPRYGPEKICWALSDAYHEVEGGHIRIYKADELLGRMQEAGLKPYGTHHAHALHSPYWWLKCAFGVDNDKALPVKAYHQLLVWDIMKKPLATRLAEQALNPLIGKSFVAYATKPHLPAAAAK, encoded by the coding sequence GTGCTGACCGTCGACTTCTCCCGCTTTCCGCTTGCCGCAGGCGACCGCGTGCTCGACCTCGGGTGCGGCGCCGGGCGGCACGCGTTCGAGTGTTACCGGCGCGGTGCGCAGGTCGTGGCGCTCGACCAGAACGGCGAGGAGATCCGCGAGGTCGCCAAGTGGTTCGCCGCGATGAAGGACGCCGGGGAGGCGCCCGAGGGCGCGACCGCCACCGCAATGGAGGGCGACGCCCTCAACCTCCCCTTCCCCGACGAGTCGTTCGACGTCGTGATCATCTCCGAGGTGATGGAGCACATCCCGGACGACAAGGGCGTGCTCGCCGAGATGGTGAGGGTCCTCAAGCCCGGCGGGCGCATCGCCGTCACCGTCCCCCGCTACGGCCCCGAGAAGATCTGCTGGGCGCTCAGCGACGCGTACCACGAGGTAGAGGGCGGCCACATCCGCATCTACAAGGCCGACGAGCTGCTCGGCAGGATGCAGGAGGCCGGACTCAAGCCGTACGGCACGCACCACGCCCACGCGCTGCACTCGCCCTACTGGTGGCTCAAGTGCGCCTTCGGCGTGGACAACGACAAGGCCCTGCCGGTCAAGGCGTACCACCAACTGCTCGTCTGGGACATCATGAAGAAGCCACTGGCCACCCGCCTCGCCGAGCAGGCGCTCAACCCGCTGATCGGCAAGAGTTTCGTGGCGTACGCGACCAAGCCGCATCTGCCTGCGGCGGCCGCCAAGTGA
- a CDS encoding prenyltransferase, with product MTSPGRTEHLVLPGVLTAQEAAETVAGILAAQREDGAIPWFRGHHLDPWDHTETAMALDAAGEHDAAARAYEWLARHQNQDGSWYAAYHDGDVDRPTDRGRETNFCAYIAVGVWHHYLATGDEMFLDRMWPAVFAAIEFVLELQQPGGQIGWKREADGTAVNDALLTGSSSVHQALRCALAIAEEREEPQPDWELAAGALAHAICRHPERFLDKSHYSMDWYYPILGGALTGVEAKSRIEQSWDDFVVPGLGVRCVLPNPWVTGGESCELALALWVMGESDRALEILQSVQHLRADGGLYWTGYVFEGNRAVWPEELTTWTAGSLLLAVAALGGDEATTAVFGGERLPRGLAPECC from the coding sequence GTGACCTCTCCTGGCCGTACGGAACACCTCGTCCTGCCCGGCGTGCTCACCGCGCAGGAAGCCGCCGAGACAGTCGCGGGAATACTCGCCGCGCAGCGCGAGGACGGCGCGATCCCGTGGTTCCGCGGGCATCACCTCGACCCGTGGGACCACACCGAGACCGCCATGGCGCTGGACGCGGCGGGCGAGCACGACGCCGCGGCCCGTGCGTACGAGTGGCTGGCGCGGCACCAGAACCAGGACGGGTCCTGGTACGCCGCGTATCACGACGGCGACGTGGACCGCCCCACCGACCGCGGCCGTGAGACGAACTTCTGCGCGTACATCGCCGTCGGCGTCTGGCACCACTACCTCGCCACCGGCGACGAGATGTTCCTCGACCGGATGTGGCCGGCCGTGTTCGCCGCGATCGAGTTCGTACTGGAGCTGCAACAGCCCGGCGGCCAGATCGGCTGGAAGCGGGAGGCGGACGGCACCGCGGTGAACGACGCGCTGCTGACCGGCAGTTCGTCGGTCCACCAGGCGCTGCGCTGCGCGCTGGCGATCGCCGAGGAGCGCGAAGAGCCGCAGCCCGACTGGGAGCTGGCGGCGGGCGCGCTCGCGCACGCGATATGCAGGCACCCCGAGCGCTTCCTCGACAAGAGCCACTACTCCATGGACTGGTACTACCCGATCCTCGGCGGCGCGCTGACGGGCGTGGAGGCCAAGTCCCGTATCGAGCAGAGCTGGGACGACTTCGTGGTCCCCGGCCTCGGGGTGCGGTGCGTGCTGCCCAACCCCTGGGTGACCGGCGGTGAGAGCTGCGAACTGGCCCTGGCCCTATGGGTGATGGGCGAGTCCGACCGGGCGCTGGAGATCCTCCAGTCCGTCCAGCATCTGCGGGCCGACGGCGGCCTGTACTGGACGGGTTACGTCTTCGAGGGCAACCGGGCCGTCTGGCCGGAGGAGCTCACCACCTGGACGGCGGGATCGCTGCTGCTGGCGGTGGCCGCGCTCGGGGGGGACGAGGCGACCACCGCGGTCTTCGGCGGGGAGCGGCTGCCGCGGGGGCTGGCGCCGGAGTGCTGCTAG
- a CDS encoding LLM class F420-dependent oxidoreductase encodes MRLGLALGYWGRGPDPGHLELAREAERLGYDSVWTAEAWGSDAFTPLTWIAAHTSRIRLGTAVAQMAARTPTATAMHALTLDHLSGGRMMLGLGLSGPQVVEGWYGRPFPKSPLTATREYVDVIRQVLRREAPVELAGRFHSHPYAGEDGSGLGKPLKPITHPLRASLPVLLGAEGPKNISQTTRIADGWLPLYWSPLRTDVYEASLTELPDGFLIAPMARAKVCDDVAEGLLPVKAMLGFYIGGMGHAARNFHADLMARMGYASEAGRIQQLFADGRREEAVLAVPDAFADEISLVGPRQRIAERLELWRKGPVTDLLVTASDPHTLRVLAELNS; translated from the coding sequence ATGCGACTCGGCCTTGCTCTCGGCTACTGGGGCCGCGGCCCCGACCCCGGCCATCTGGAACTCGCCCGCGAGGCCGAACGGCTCGGCTACGACTCCGTGTGGACCGCGGAGGCCTGGGGCTCCGACGCCTTCACCCCCCTCACCTGGATCGCGGCGCACACCTCCCGTATCCGGCTCGGCACAGCGGTGGCCCAGATGGCCGCCCGCACACCCACCGCCACCGCGATGCACGCGCTCACCCTGGACCATCTCTCCGGCGGCCGGATGATGCTCGGGCTCGGCCTGTCGGGACCGCAGGTGGTGGAGGGCTGGTACGGCCGCCCCTTCCCGAAGAGCCCGCTGACGGCGACCCGCGAGTACGTGGACGTGATCCGCCAAGTCCTCAGGCGCGAGGCCCCTGTTGAGCTGGCGGGCCGCTTCCACTCACATCCGTACGCCGGTGAGGACGGCAGCGGTCTGGGCAAACCGCTCAAGCCCATCACGCATCCGCTGCGTGCCTCACTGCCCGTCCTGCTGGGCGCCGAAGGGCCGAAGAACATCTCCCAGACGACGCGCATCGCCGACGGCTGGCTCCCGTTGTACTGGTCGCCACTGCGCACGGACGTGTACGAGGCCTCCCTCACCGAGCTGCCCGATGGCTTCCTGATCGCGCCGATGGCCCGCGCCAAGGTCTGCGACGACGTCGCCGAGGGGCTGCTCCCGGTCAAGGCGATGCTCGGCTTCTACATCGGCGGCATGGGCCACGCGGCCCGTAACTTCCACGCCGACCTGATGGCGCGCATGGGATACGCGTCCGAGGCCGGGCGCATCCAGCAACTGTTCGCCGACGGCCGCCGCGAGGAGGCCGTACTCGCCGTCCCCGACGCCTTCGCCGACGAGATCTCACTCGTCGGACCGCGGCAGCGGATCGCCGAACGCCTGGAGCTGTGGCGCAAGGGCCCGGTCACCGACCTGCTGGTGACCGCCTCGGACCCGCACACCCTCCGGGTCCTGGCCGAGCTCAACTCGTAG